CGAGCCCTGCCGATTACCCCCGCGTTGACCTCCGGCGTCGGATAGACCTGCAGAAAGTCGATGTACGTCCGCCGCTGATTCAGCCTGTCGAACCACAGCTCCCGCCCCTTGTCGTTGGTGATCACGATTGGCAATTCGAGGAAGAACCGGAGATCCGTCATCTTCTCCTCAGCCAACTCTCCTGAACGGCCTCAGGTCAGCAGACAGACGCATCGTACCGCATCTGCAGGGCGTGGTGAAGCGCAACTCCCCTCCCGGTGAACCACGGGCGTGACGCCCTCCTGCCATGTTTGCCGGTCCGGCCACGGTCGATCCATGCCAGAAAATGAAACTGGCTCCGGACCGCCCGCAGGTCGGAATCACCTGCCGCGTCCCGGAGCCAATTGTGTATGGCTTGGTAGCGGGGGCAGGATTCGAACCTGCGACCTTTGGGTTATGAGCCCAACGAGCTACCGGACTGCTCCACCCCGCGTCGTTGGAGGGAGAATAGAGGGGGTCGGCTGATTTGTCAAGGAAGGCGGGGCGAAGAGGCCTTGAAATCCCCCTGGATCCCCCTTTGCCAAAAGGGGAAGGGCCGGGTGACAGCTACCCGAAGAACGCGGAAACCTTGTATTATTCCGTGCGTCGTCAGTTCGCCACCAGCGTGATCCCCCGCCCGCGGCCCGGGCCCGGGGCAGGAAGGAGGCCTTCGTGAAGGACGAGAGGATCGAGCGGCTCGCCGAGGTCATCACCGGCTACTCCACAGGCGTCAAGCGCGGCGACGTGGTGCTCATCAGCGCCTCCGGGGAGGAGTGCCAGCCGCTGCTCAAGGCGGTGCACCGGCGCTGCCTCGAGCGCGGCGCCAAGTACGTCGAGATCCAGTTCTCGTTCCCGGAGGTCGCCCGCGACCTCTACCGCTTCGGCTCGAAGGAGCAGCTCTCGCACTTCCCCGCGCACCGCCTGGCGTTCCTCAAGCAGGTCGACGTGTCGATCGGCATCGCCGCGGAGGCCAACTCGATGGTGCTCGCCGGCGTCGACCAGCGCAAGGTGATCGCGCACCAGCGGGTGCTGCGGCCGCTGCTGGACTGGCGCGTCAACCGCACGCGCTGGGTGGTGCTGCGTTACCCGACGCACGGGATGGCGCAGCAGGCAGGGATGTCGCTGGAGGAACTGGAGGACCACGTCTTCGCCTCGTGCACGCTGGATTGGGCCGCCGTCTCCAAGCGCCAGGACCCGCTCGTGCGGCTGATGGCGCGGACCGACGAGGTGCGCATCGAGGCGCCCGACAGCGATCTGCGCCTGTCGATCCGCGGCATCCCGCCGGCGAAGGCGGACGGCCACCGCAACCTGCCGGACGGGGAGGTCTTCACCGCGCCGGTGAAGACCAGCGCCGAGGGGCACATCGTCTTCAACTGCCCGACGATCCAGGGCGGCCAGCCCT
The bacterium genome window above contains:
- a CDS encoding aminopeptidase — encoded protein: MKDERIERLAEVITGYSTGVKRGDVVLISASGEECQPLLKAVHRRCLERGAKYVEIQFSFPEVARDLYRFGSKEQLSHFPAHRLAFLKQVDVSIGIAAEANSMVLAGVDQRKVIAHQRVLRPLLDWRVNRTRWVVLRYPTHGMAQQAGMSLEELEDHVFASCTLDWAAVSKRQDPLVRLMARTDEVRIEAPDSDLRLSIRGIPPAKADGHRNLPDGEVFTAPVKTSAEGHIVFNCPTIQGGQPFDDIRLTFRRGRAVEGTAADGAERLGRVLDTDAGSRYLGEFAFGLNPGITRPMRNILFDEKIFGSIHLALGNAYRKCDNRNRSSIHWDLVKIFGPGSRVSFDGTPIMVDGRFVHPSLKPLNPPAGRK